DNA from Candidatus Cloacimonas acidaminovorans str. Evry:
TACAAACTATAACGGTTTTGCTACAATGGCAGGGATAACTTTGATACCTTTAACAACTTATGCAGAAAATGGTTTTGCCTTACCTGGGAACTCGGTAATAGAAGCAAAAATCAGTCCCAAAACCAAAGCCATAATGCTTTGCAATCCGGGAAATCCAACAGGAACTGTATACAGTAGAGAAGAAATTTTTCGCATTGCTGATTTGGCAAAACGCAAAGGTCTCTATTTCATTTCTGACGAGGTCTACCGGGAGTTTATTTATGATGGATTAAGCCATACCAGCGTTCTTGAAGTTCCCGATTTTGAAGAAAACGCTATTTTAGTGGATAGTGTTTCCAAACGCTACAGTGCTTGTGGAGCCAGAATTGGTTGTATTGTAAGCAAAAACAAGGAAATAATGTCCTCGGTATTAAAGTTTGCTCAGGCGCGTTTATGCCCTCCAACCGTGGATCAATTAGTGGCAAATGCCGGAATTTATTTACCGGAAACATATTTTGAACAGTTAAAAGTAGAATATCAATCCCGGCGTGATTTGGTATTAAGTGAGCTGGAAAAAATTCCTGGTGTTATTTGTAAAAAACCGGAAGGAGCTTTTTATGTGTTTGCCAAGCTACCTATTGAGGATGCAGAGGACTTTATTATCTGGATGCTGAAGGAATTTCAGATTGATAATGAAACGGTTATGGCTGCTCCGGGTGACGGATTTTATGCTACACCTGGTTTAGGGAAAAATGAACTTCGCCTGGCTTATATTCTTTGTAAAGAAGACCTGAAAAAAGCAATGTACATTTTTCAAAACGGACTTGCCGAATATCAGAAATTGCATATAGGAAAAGCAAGTTCATAATATTAAAGGGAAAAAATGAAGAAAATGGAAGGGGATTTTCAGGATACCAAAGCAAAAAGGGAACTGATAAATCCCGATAAAGGAGAAATGAAAGGACAATAGTATGAAAACGAAACGAAAAATCTCTCCCTACCTCTATATTCTGCCGGCTCTATTTTTGCTGGTTGCTTTTCGTTTAATACCAATCATAATGAGCTTTGTAATCAGCTTTTTTGACTGGTCAATTACAGGCACAGGCAAATTCATCGGCTTGCTTAATTATGCTAATATGTTGAAAGATAGCGTTTTTTGGCAATCAATGGGCAATACATTCTGGCTGGTGATTTTTGTAGTTCCCTTAAGCATTATTTTTTCTCTGCTTTTTGCGGTGCTGTTAAACAATATTAAAGCTGTTAAAGGACTTTTCCGCACGATTTATTTTATGCCCTATGTAACTTCCCTGGTAGCTGTTTCCATCGTCTGGAAATTGATGTTCAATGAGCAAACCGGCTTAATAAATACCTTAATTGGTTATATTGGAATTTCACCTCAAAAATGGTTATCCGAATCCAGAGGTATATTTGAAATGCTGTTTGCCAGGGCAGGAACTTCTTTTCCCCGCTTTTTAGGGGGACCTTCCCAAGCGCT
Protein-coding regions in this window:
- a CDS encoding carbohydrate ABC transporter permease, translating into MKTKRKISPYLYILPALFLLVAFRLIPIIMSFVISFFDWSITGTGKFIGLLNYANMLKDSVFWQSMGNTFWLVIFVVPLSIIFSLLFAVLLNNIKAVKGLFRTIYFMPYVTSLVAVSIVWKLMFNEQTGLINTLIGYIGISPQKWLSESRGIFEMLFARAGTSFPRFLGGPSQALFAIIIMTVWKGLGYNTIIYLSGLQNISKVYYEAAEIDGASKIKQFFKITLPLVSPTTFYVLIMTTIVTFQTFSQVYLMTDKGGPLNTTKLIVYYIYEKGFDTLEMGYASAVALVLFIIILALTIYQRRLEKYVNY
- a CDS encoding pyridoxal phosphate-dependent aminotransferase, which gives rise to MELSKRAREIQASPIRKLNPYANSAKKRGIKVYHLNIGQPDLPTPKEMLKAYHEFSDEVLEYGPSQGLDIYREGLVKYYGNLGIELKVDDIIVTTGGSEAITFAMMVVCEVGDEIIVPEPFYTNYNGFATMAGITLIPLTTYAENGFALPGNSVIEAKISPKTKAIMLCNPGNPTGTVYSREEIFRIADLAKRKGLYFISDEVYREFIYDGLSHTSVLEVPDFEENAILVDSVSKRYSACGARIGCIVSKNKEIMSSVLKFAQARLCPPTVDQLVANAGIYLPETYFEQLKVEYQSRRDLVLSELEKIPGVICKKPEGAFYVFAKLPIEDAEDFIIWMLKEFQIDNETVMAAPGDGFYATPGLGKNELRLAYILCKEDLKKAMYIFQNGLAEYQKLHIGKASS